The genomic window GTAATAAAGGCATTTAATTTAGGATTAACCACTTCAATCCACTTCAGGAGATGTCGGGTTACTTCCAACGGGGAAATTTCCTTGGTTCGGATACCATCTGATAATGTTTGCAAGTCCCATTTCAGAAAATCTTCTTTGTATTTCTGGGCCATTTCTGTTCACCTTCTCCGATCTGATTATTTTGTTGTTCTTTTGAAATCCGCTTTTCTACGAAAGTATGGCCGCCACTCCAATGACAACTGCTAGAACAGCGCTATCAACATGGAGGCGGATCCATGGTTTGCTACAGAACACCCGTCAGTGTAGGCGTTACAATCGTTGCAATATTGGTGAAGAATAACAACTGTCAGGAGCAGGGATGCAAACGCCAATCCGGAACGCTTAATCATTCTTAGATTTCCGGTTTTGCGATTAATATACAATGAAATATTTTCTGAATCACTTTCAGTTTCTGAGATTTTGTTTCATCGTGCTATTACTATTTCCTCCCACCAAGAAAATATTTACATTCCGACATCATTACCATGTGCTGTTTATCTGCAATATATTTTATATTAATTTTTTACTGTTAAACGTGTGTCGGACAATGGGGGCATCATTGGTCTTAATGATATCTTTTTATTTTCGACAAAAAAAGACCGTTTATTCTTAGGGGTGATCAGCTATATTTAATACTGGAATACTCTTAAATAATAAAGTAGAAAAGGAGGGATGTGGTGGTTGAGGATAGGAAACCTGTCAATTGTATTTTACAGCTTATTTTGATCTTAAAACCACGGTGCGAGGAAGCTGCATCATGAAAAAAGGGGTATCATTACTTGTAATTTTCTTCTTGAGCGTGGCGGTGGCGGGATGCAATTGGGCACCTGAAACGTTGAACGGCGTTGAAGCGGCGGAAGAGGGACAGGCGTTGAATATGGTGGAAAACACGGAACCGGTGAATCTGGACACCGCCAAATATATAGACGAAAGTTCTGCCAAAATCATCACCAATGTGATGGAAGGATTGATGCGGTTGGATGCAGACAACCGTCCCCAACCCGCAATAGCGGCTGATTTTCCCGAAATCAGTCCCGATCGAAAGACCTATGTCTTCAACTTGAGAGAGGCGTACTGGAGCGACGGGGAGCCAGTGACAGCCTATGACTTTGAGTATGCATGGAAACGCGCACTCGATCCTAAAACCAAAAATAAATATGCTTATGTATTCTATCCCATTCTGAATGCGGAAGAATATCACACCGGCAAAGCAAAAGCGGAAAGTGTCGGCGTACAAGCGATAGACGAAAACACCTTGAAGGTACGTCTGAAGAGTCCCACCCCGTATTTCCTCAGTTTGCTGTCATTTATCAGTTACATGCCGCAGAGACAAGACGTGGTAGAAAAGTATGGAGACCAGTATGCCAAGGATGCGGACAAAATGGTGTACAACGGGCCTTTTGTGCTGTCGAAATGGGAACATGAACAAGGGTATCAGCTCACAAAAAATGAGGAGTACTGGGATAAGGACAATGTGCGGTTGAGTCGGGTCAACGTAAAGATCGTCCCACAATCCGACAAGGCGATACGTTTGTATATGTCCGATCTAGTGGATGTGGTTCCACTCAGAAACAAACTTGTGGATGTGTTCCAGCCTTCGAAAGAATTCGTTTCGGCGATCAGTAGCACCGTCTATTATTTGAGGTTCAACGTGAAGAATGATTTCTTGTCGAACCGACATATTCGGCAGGCGATTACACTGGCGCTTGACCGAGAAGAACTAACTCAAGACGTGTTAAAGTTCGGTACTCCTGCTTATGCAATGGTGCCACCGACCATTCACGGATATGTAGGGTATTTTCGTGATCAGGCGGATCGTAAACAGGGGAAATTGGTTTATTATGATGTGAATACGGCGAAAGAAGCGCTACAAAAAGGGATAGCGGAGTTGGGCATTGATAAAGTGCCCCCATTGAAATTGCTCGTTTACGACGATGACAGAAAAATAGTGGCGTTGTACGTGCAGGAACAATTGGAAAAATACTTGGGTATCCCCGTGGAAATCTCAGTAGAACCAGCCAAGGAAAAAGCGGAATTGGAAATGAGCGGAAAGTTTGATATGAGTATTTTCCGGTGGACGGCAGACTATGATGATCCCATGACGATCCTGGATTTGTGGGAAACGAAAAACGGCCTGAATTTCGGCCATTGGTCCAACTACAGCTACGACCAGATCATCGAGAGGTCGAAAGACATGTCGGATTACAGGCAGCGCAACGAAAACCTGATTGAGGCCGAAAAGCTGTTGCTTCAGGATTATGCCGCCGCTCC from Polycladomyces subterraneus includes these protein-coding regions:
- a CDS encoding peptide ABC transporter substrate-binding protein translates to MKKGVSLLVIFFLSVAVAGCNWAPETLNGVEAAEEGQALNMVENTEPVNLDTAKYIDESSAKIITNVMEGLMRLDADNRPQPAIAADFPEISPDRKTYVFNLREAYWSDGEPVTAYDFEYAWKRALDPKTKNKYAYVFYPILNAEEYHTGKAKAESVGVQAIDENTLKVRLKSPTPYFLSLLSFISYMPQRQDVVEKYGDQYAKDADKMVYNGPFVLSKWEHEQGYQLTKNEEYWDKDNVRLSRVNVKIVPQSDKAIRLYMSDLVDVVPLRNKLVDVFQPSKEFVSAISSTVYYLRFNVKNDFLSNRHIRQAITLALDREELTQDVLKFGTPAYAMVPPTIHGYVGYFRDQADRKQGKLVYYDVNTAKEALQKGIAELGIDKVPPLKLLVYDDDRKIVALYVQEQLEKYLGIPVEISVEPAKEKAELEMSGKFDMSIFRWTADYDDPMTILDLWETKNGLNFGHWSNYSYDQIIERSKDMSDYRQRNENLIEAEKLLLQDYAAAPLYYENNVFFMQKSYVKNLVHHPIGAAYSLKWVEIRKK